The Dioscorea cayenensis subsp. rotundata cultivar TDr96_F1 chromosome 7, TDr96_F1_v2_PseudoChromosome.rev07_lg8_w22 25.fasta, whole genome shotgun sequence genome includes a region encoding these proteins:
- the LOC120265033 gene encoding LOW QUALITY PROTEIN: ARM REPEAT PROTEIN INTERACTING WITH ABF2-like (The sequence of the model RefSeq protein was modified relative to this genomic sequence to represent the inferred CDS: inserted 1 base in 1 codon; deleted 2 bases in 2 codons) — protein MGKILPFSTNLVRILGRREKLEDPTVGASTAAVEEEEDGGDGEIRCQPSQQALDREVRAQVEVLERTFSWRDSDRAAAKRATHVLAELAKNEEVVNVIVDGGAVPALVKHLQEPPPLIRDGSAAEQRPFEHEVEKGSAFALGLLAVKPEHQQLIVDAGALPLLVSLLGRHKKGSISRSVNSVIRRAADAITNLAHENSNIKSFVRIEGGIPPLVELLEFTDVKVQRAAAGALRTLAFKNDENKSQIVEFNALPTLILMLRSEDAAIHYEAVGVIGNLVHSSPSIKKEVLLAGALQPVIGLLSSCCSESQREAALLLGQFAATDSDCKVHIVQRGAVRPLIEMLQSPDIQLKEMSAFALGRLAQVTHNQAGIAYNGGLVPLLKLLDSKNGSLQHNAAFVSLWXLADNEDNISDFIKVGGIQKLQEGEFIVQATKDCVAKTLKRLEEKIRGRVLKHLLYLMRVGEKAIQRRVALALAHLCLPDDQKSIFLDNNGLELLLGLLGSTNLKQQLDGAAALYKLANKAITLSPMDAAPPSPTPQVFWGDQYVNNSTLSDVTFLVEGKRFYAHRIALLASSDAFRAMFDGGYREKDARDIEIPNIKLEVFELMMRFIYTGSVSVTRDIAQDLLRAADQYLLEGLKRLCEYSIAQDVTLDNVANMYELSESFHAMSLRHTCVLFILEHFEKLNKKPGPSPLTQRIIPEIRNFFSKALRSNPRIYRP, from the exons atggGGAAAATTTTACCGTTTTCCACCAACCTGGtgcgtattttg GGCAGAAGAGAAAAGCTAGAAGACCCAACTGTCGGTGCCTCAACAGCAGCGgtggaggaggaagaagacggAGGAGATGGGGAGATCCGTTGCCAGCCCTCGCAGCAAGCCCTAGATCGTGAGGTAAGGGCACAGGTCGAGGTTCTTGAGAGGACCTTCTCATGGAGGGACTCTGATCGCGCTGCCGCCAAGCGCGCCACCCATGTCCTAGCTGAGCTTGCCAAGAACG AGGAGGTTGTTAATGTTATTGTAGATGGTGGAGCAGTACCGGCGCTTGTGAAGCACCTGCAAGAGCCGCCGCCTCTGATTAGGGACGGTAGTGCGGCTGAACAGCGGCCTTTCGAACATGAGGTTGAGAAAGGGAGCGCTTTTGCTCTTGGGCTTCTTGCAGTCAAG CCTGAACATCAACAGCTCATAGTTGACGCTGGTGCTTTACCTCTTCTTGTAAGTCTC TTAGGAAGGCATAAGAAGGGTTCTATCTCTCGCTCAGTAAATAGTGTTATTCGAAGGGCTGCTGATGCGATAACCAACCTTGCTCATGAGAATAGCAATATCAAGAGCTTTGTCAG GATTGAGGGTGGAATTCCGCCCCTTGTTGAGTTACTAGAGTTTACAGATGTCAAGGTACAGAGAGCTGCTGCAGGGGCCTTACGTACATTGGCatttaaaaatgatgaaaacaagaGCCAG ATAGTGGAATTTAATGCTCTTCCCACCTTGATCCTCATGCTCAGATCTGAGGATGCTGCTATTCACTATGAGGCA GTGGGTGTGATTGGGAATCTTGTCCACTCATCTCCAAGCATTAAGAAAGAAGTTCTTCTTGCAGGAGCTTTACAACCTGTTATAGGATTGCTTAG CTCCTGCTGTTCAGAAAGTCAAAGGGAGGCAGCTTTGTTATTAGGGCAGTTCGCGGCGACTGATTCGGATTGCAAG GTTCACATTGTGCAGAGAGGTGCGGTCCGACCTCTAATTGAGATGCTTCAGTCTCCGGATATACAACTTAAAGAGATGTCTGCCTTTGCTCTTGGAAGATTGGCTCAGGTTA CTCACAACCAAGCTGGTATTGCT TATAATGGAGGTCTGGTGCCTTTGCTAAAGCTACTTGACTCAAAGAATGGTTCCCTACAGCATAATGCTGCATTTGTTTCTCTAT TATTGGCAGACAATGAG GATAACATCTCGGATTTTATAAAGGTGGGAGGTATTCAGAAATTACAAGAGGGGGAGTTCATTGTCCAG GCAACGAAGGATTGTGTGGCGAAGACATTGAAAAGATTGGAGGAAAAGATTCGTGGTCGT GTACTGAAGCATTTACTATATTTGATGCGTGTAGGAGAGAAAGCCATTCAAAGACGTGTTGCCTTGGCTCTTGCTCACCTTTGTTTACCTGATGATCAAAAGTCTATTTTTCTTGATAACAATG GGCTTGAGTTGCTACTTGGTCTTCTTGGGTCTACTAATTTGAAACAGCAACTAGATGGTGCTGCAGCACTATATAAATTGGCTAACAAGGCCATTACTCTCTCTCCCATGGATGCAGCCCCACCTTCGCCAACACCACAGGTAT TCTGGGGTGACCAGTATGTCAACAATTCCACGCTATCTGATGTAACTTTTCTAGTTGAAG GTAAGCGGTTCTATGCGCACAGAATCGCTTTGCTTGCTTCTTCCGATGCATTTCGTGCCATGTTTGATGGCGGATACAGG GAGAAGGATGCAAGAGATATAGAGATTCCAAACATAAAGTTGGAGGTGTTTGAGTTAATGATGAG GTTCATTTACACAGGTTCAGTTAGTGTGACAAGGGATATTGCACAAGATCTCCTCAGAGCGGCTGACCAGTATCTCTTAGAGGGTCTTAAACGTCTATGCGAATATTCTATTGCTCAG GATGTTACACTGGACAATGTAGCCAACATGTATGAATTGTCTGAGTCATTCCATGCCATGTCATTGAGGCATACATGCGTCTTATTTATCTTGGAGCACTTTGAGAAGCTGAACAAAAAACCTGG GCCTTCTCCTCTGACCCAAAGAATAATCCCTGAGATTCGCAATTTCTTCTCCAAAgctttgagatctaatccaagAATTTACCGGCCATAG